The genomic interval GTGTTCCGGCGACGAGGCTGTAGCCCTTATCGAGATACCAACGGACATCCCCACCTTCCAAGCGAGGGCGGGGATCAATAACCATGACGAACAGCAAACGCAGGACAACGCCGATAGCGAGAAGGGCGATCAACGGGTGACGGGTTGGCGGCACGATCCCTACATCTCTGCCAAAAGACGGCGGGCAATGACCATTCGTTGAATTTGACTCGTCCCCTCGCCAATGCTCATCAGACGTTGATCGCGGTACATACGCTCAACAGGGAATTCGGCGCTGTAACCATAGCTGCCGTGAATCTGAATAGCGTTGAAGCAGACCCGTTCGGCAACTTCCGAGGCGTAGAGCTTTGCCATTGCCGCCTCTTTGGTGAAGGGTTTCCCCTGATCTTTCAGCCACGCCGCCCGCATAACGAGGAGTCGCGCTGCGTCGATCTCTAAGCCGGCGTCGGCAATCATGAACTGAATCGCCTGATGCTGTGCGATAGGCTGCCCAAAGGCGAGGCGCTGTTTGGCGTACTTCACGCCTTCTTCAAACGCGCCCTGTGCCAAGCCGACAGAGAGCGCCCCAATGCTGATACGTCCAGCGTCAAGCGTTTCCATTACCTGTTGAAAGCCGCGCCCTTCTGTGCCTAAGAGATGGTCGCTGTGTGAGACGCGCACGTTGTCGTAGCTGAGCATCTGGGTGGGCGATCCCTTCAAGCCCATCTTCTTTTCCGGGGTATGGAGCGTCAACCCTGCCATACCTGGCTCAACGAGCAGCATACTAAAGCCTCGCGTCCCGGCGTCTTTGTCGGTGCGGGTGAAGGTGATGATCACCGGCGCAAAGATCGGGTTCGTGATCCATGCTTTCGCCCCATTGATCACCCACGAATCGCCATCTTTCACGGCGTGGGTGCGGGCGTTCGCCAGATCAGAGCCGGCATTCGGTTCGGTCAGCGCCAACGCGCCGAGGTGCTTTCCACTGGTGAGCGCCGGAAGGTATTTTTCCTTCTGCGCCTTCGTCCCCCACTTCACCAACGGCGCACAGCACAAGCCATTATGGGCAGAGATGGAGAGCGCCGTTGAGCCGCAAACGCGCCCCAATTCCTCTACGGCGATGGACGCCATGACCGTATCCCCGCCCATCCCACCGTATTCTTCGGGGACGAACAACCCGGTGAGACCGAGGGCGGGCATTTTTTGGATCGCCTCCCAACGCATTTCGCCTCTGTGATCGACCTCTGCGGCATAAGGTTTCAATTCCCCCGCACAGAAATCGCGGACGGCACGTTGAAACATACGTTGTTCTTGACTGAGTTCAAAATCCATGTTTGTAAAAACCTCTGGGCATTTTTGAATTTCGCAGTGCTAAACGACTTGTCAACACAGGTGACGAGGAATCGTCTCTCTCCACGCAGACAGGTCGAAGCACCCCATATATCTTAGCGCACGCTCACAAGCCGCGCACCTCTCAGGTAAATTACTCCCAATTCACCATCGACCCACAGCCACTGTGGGCGGGACTCTCTTTCTTAGCCATTGAAGTGCCTCATATCCTCATGCTTGACTTACTCTCCGATCACCACAAAGACCCGTTTGATCGTTTGTTGATCGCACAAGTGCAGCGAGAGTCCTTCATTCTCATCACGAATGATCCGCTTATTGCCAGATATTCTGTAGCTGTGGTCTGGTGAGGGCAAAAAGATCGGCGTACCCTCGCCTTCTCCGCTGAGCAACCGCCCCTCCTCGCCTTAATCAACCTGCGGGTGTGGTTCTACAACCCGCAGCACGGGGTATTTACGTCTCTCGATCCCGCACCAACGGTGATGGATACAACTGCGCCTGACCGGAGCAAAGGCGTTCGCAGCGGGAGTCCTCTCCGATGTGGGGCTGGGTGTGCTGCTCAGGGCGGCTTCAACGTCGTGAACCCATGCTCAAGGCGCCCGTCTACAACCTGCACCGTTAGCTGCTGCCTCTCCTCTGTTTATCTTTGCAACTGAGCAAACACACCCTCATGAGACAAGCCACCCGTTGCCTTCTAACCGTGCCTCGTGTAGAGTCGTGCCTATGAACTCACTTGTTTACCTGATCAAACAAATTGCGCCGGGAATCTGGCTCATCTGCGCAGCGGCACTGCTTTTACGCCTGCGGGCGCTGATGCTTGCCCGCCGTAAACTTGCCATAGCCGAGTTTGATCTAGAGCGTGAACTGGCGGAGGGAGAGCAAGCGCGGGCGATCACCTGGAGCGTCCTGATCCTCGAACTCGCTCTGGCGGTGGTTGCCGTTTATTTTGTCGTTGAGCCAACCATCCGCCAAGATATTCTTTCGGGTGTCATTGTTGGGGAGATTGGCGGCGGAGGGGTGGCGGAAGGACCCTTCGAGACGAGTACCCCGGGCGGCACGGGGGAAGATATTGCCTCCATGAATCAGACGGCGGCGGCGCTTCCGGTGGGGAC from Anaerolineales bacterium carries:
- a CDS encoding acyl-CoA dehydrogenase family protein, whose protein sequence is MDFELSQEQRMFQRAVRDFCAGELKPYAAEVDHRGEMRWEAIQKMPALGLTGLFVPEEYGGMGGDTVMASIAVEELGRVCGSTALSISAHNGLCCAPLVKWGTKAQKEKYLPALTSGKHLGALALTEPNAGSDLANARTHAVKDGDSWVINGAKAWITNPIFAPVIITFTRTDKDAGTRGFSMLLVEPGMAGLTLHTPEKKMGLKGSPTQMLSYDNVRVSHSDHLLGTEGRGFQQVMETLDAGRISIGALSVGLAQGAFEEGVKYAKQRLAFGQPIAQHQAIQFMIADAGLEIDAARLLVMRAAWLKDQGKPFTKEAAMAKLYASEVAERVCFNAIQIHGSYGYSAEFPVERMYRDQRLMSIGEGTSQIQRMVIARRLLAEM